In Gemmata obscuriglobus, a single genomic region encodes these proteins:
- a CDS encoding MGH1-like glycoside hydrolase domain-containing protein — MNDLAELPSWRRWGPYLSDRQWSTVREDYSGTGDPWAYFPFWHAHRRAYRWGEDGLAGLSDDQQYLCLGLALWNGQDPILKERLFGLPNEDGNHGEDVKELYYHLDATPTHSYLKFLYKYPQRAFPYEPLQQENKRRSRYEPEYELLDTGAFDDNRYFDVFVEYAKVGPRDILMRVTAHNRGPDAAELHVLPQLWFRNTWAWKPDQPRPAIMHSSHGGLKLFHPEWDAYRFWAGGATRSNDTFHEGVPSLTRLGYLFTDNETNSPALFNSPAEGYFKDAFHEYVIRQNKGAVSPDGTGTKAAAHYQFSVPAGESVTVRCRLRHASDGPDDPFVNFDQIFADRIAEADTYFAAFQKDIPDEDARRVQRQAVAGLIWTKQFYQYDTYRWLKGDAATITPPEQRWYARNSDWQHFKASDILSMPDKWEYPWFAGWDSAFHAVAFAPFDPEFAKDQLLLLCREWYMHPNGQLPAYEWNFSDANPPVHAWAAWRVFQIDRKYRHMARTGGHVQHGDHEEDACDADWDFLERVFHKLMINFTWWVNRKDAQGRNVFQGGFLGLDNIGVFDRSHPLPTGGFINQADGTAWMAMYALNLMRIALELATRNPVYEDIAIKFFEHFLGIAKAMTDMAGKGVGLWDEEDGFYYDELTLPDGRVERLKVRSMVGLIPLYAVEVLEPELLAKMPNFANRMRWVLDNRADLAGLVSRWFEPGRGERRLLSLLRGHRMKKLLARVLDENEFLSPFGVRGLSRYHHDQPYTFRMSGHSVTVGYVPGDSDTGMFGGNSNWRGPVWFPVNFLIIESLQKFHHYYGTDFKIEFPVGSGKEITVQEAGVELTRRLTRLFLRDVNGHRPCFGKYDKLQDDPHFRDYLLFHEFFHGDHGAGLGASHQTGWTALVAKLLVPRRGEKLYDELLAAEPAPIQGQPAGVSVGTSARTGQH, encoded by the coding sequence ATGAACGACCTCGCCGAGCTGCCGTCGTGGCGGCGGTGGGGGCCGTACCTGTCGGACCGGCAGTGGAGCACCGTCCGCGAGGACTACTCCGGCACCGGCGACCCGTGGGCGTACTTCCCGTTCTGGCACGCGCACCGCCGCGCGTACCGGTGGGGCGAGGACGGCCTCGCGGGCCTCAGCGACGACCAGCAGTACCTGTGCCTCGGGCTGGCGCTGTGGAACGGGCAAGACCCCATCCTCAAGGAGCGGCTGTTCGGGCTCCCCAACGAGGACGGGAACCACGGCGAGGACGTGAAGGAGCTGTACTACCACCTCGACGCCACGCCGACGCACAGCTACCTGAAGTTCCTCTACAAGTACCCGCAGCGCGCGTTCCCGTATGAGCCCCTCCAGCAGGAGAACAAGCGCCGCAGCCGGTACGAGCCCGAGTACGAGCTGCTCGACACCGGCGCGTTCGACGACAACCGCTACTTCGACGTGTTCGTGGAGTACGCGAAGGTCGGGCCGCGCGACATCCTGATGCGCGTCACCGCGCACAACCGCGGCCCGGACGCGGCCGAGCTGCACGTCCTCCCGCAACTGTGGTTCCGCAACACGTGGGCCTGGAAGCCGGACCAGCCGCGCCCGGCGATCATGCACTCGTCGCACGGCGGGCTGAAGCTGTTCCACCCCGAGTGGGACGCGTACCGGTTCTGGGCCGGCGGGGCGACCCGCTCGAACGACACGTTCCACGAGGGCGTGCCGTCGCTCACGCGCCTCGGGTACCTCTTCACCGACAACGAGACCAACTCGCCGGCGCTGTTCAACTCCCCCGCGGAGGGCTACTTCAAAGACGCCTTCCACGAGTACGTGATCCGCCAGAACAAGGGAGCGGTGAGCCCCGATGGTACGGGGACGAAGGCGGCGGCGCATTACCAGTTCAGCGTCCCCGCGGGCGAGTCGGTCACCGTGCGGTGCCGGCTCCGGCACGCGTCGGACGGCCCGGACGACCCGTTCGTCAACTTCGACCAGATCTTCGCCGACCGCATCGCCGAGGCCGACACCTACTTCGCGGCGTTCCAGAAGGACATCCCGGACGAGGACGCCCGCCGGGTGCAGCGCCAGGCGGTCGCGGGGCTGATCTGGACCAAGCAGTTCTACCAGTACGACACGTACCGCTGGCTCAAGGGCGACGCCGCGACGATCACCCCGCCGGAGCAGCGGTGGTACGCGCGGAACAGCGACTGGCAGCACTTCAAGGCGTCCGACATCCTGTCGATGCCGGACAAGTGGGAGTACCCGTGGTTCGCCGGGTGGGACTCGGCGTTCCACGCGGTCGCGTTCGCGCCGTTCGACCCGGAGTTCGCCAAGGACCAACTGCTGCTGCTGTGCCGCGAGTGGTACATGCACCCGAACGGCCAGTTGCCGGCCTACGAGTGGAACTTCTCGGACGCGAACCCGCCGGTCCACGCCTGGGCCGCGTGGCGGGTGTTCCAGATCGACCGCAAGTACCGCCACATGGCCCGGACCGGCGGGCACGTCCAGCACGGGGACCACGAAGAGGACGCGTGCGACGCGGACTGGGACTTCCTGGAGCGGGTGTTCCACAAGCTGATGATCAACTTCACCTGGTGGGTGAACCGCAAGGACGCGCAGGGCCGGAACGTGTTCCAGGGCGGGTTCCTGGGGCTCGACAACATTGGCGTGTTCGACCGCAGCCACCCGCTGCCGACCGGCGGCTTCATCAACCAGGCCGACGGCACCGCGTGGATGGCGATGTACGCGCTCAACCTGATGCGCATCGCCCTGGAGCTGGCGACGCGCAACCCGGTGTACGAGGACATCGCGATCAAGTTCTTCGAGCACTTCCTCGGGATCGCGAAGGCCATGACCGACATGGCCGGGAAGGGCGTCGGGCTGTGGGACGAGGAGGACGGGTTCTACTACGACGAGCTGACCCTGCCGGACGGCCGCGTGGAGCGCCTGAAGGTGCGCTCGATGGTGGGCCTGATCCCGCTGTACGCGGTGGAGGTGCTGGAGCCCGAGCTGCTGGCGAAGATGCCGAACTTCGCGAACCGGATGCGGTGGGTGCTGGACAACCGCGCGGACCTCGCGGGCCTGGTGTCGCGGTGGTTCGAGCCCGGGCGCGGCGAGCGCCGGCTGCTCTCGCTGCTGCGCGGGCACCGGATGAAGAAGCTGCTGGCGCGGGTGCTGGACGAGAACGAGTTCCTCAGCCCGTTCGGCGTGCGCGGGCTGTCCCGGTACCACCACGACCAGCCGTACACGTTCCGCATGAGCGGGCACAGCGTGACGGTCGGTTACGTCCCGGGCGATTCGGACACCGGGATGTTCGGTGGCAACTCGAACTGGCGCGGGCCGGTCTGGTTCCCGGTGAACTTCCTCATCATCGAGAGCCTTCAGAAGTTCCACCACTACTACGGCACCGACTTCAAGATCGAGTTCCCGGTGGGCAGCGGGAAAGAGATCACCGTTCAGGAAGCCGGGGTCGAACTCACCCGGCGCCTGACGCGCCTGTTCCTCCGGGACGTGAACGGGCACCGGCCGTGCTTCGGGAAGTACGACAAGCTCCAGGACGACCCGCACTTCCGGGACTACCTGCTGTTCCACGAGTTCTTCCACGGCGACCACGGCGCCGGGCTCGGCGCGAGCCACCAGACCGGCTGGACCGCGCTGGTGGCGAAACTGCTGGTGCCGCGCCGCGGTGAGAAGCTCTACGACGAGTTGCTGGCCGCGGAACCGGCCCCGATTCAGGGCCAGCCCGCGGGCGTATCAGTGGGAACGTCCGCACGTACCGGACAACATTGA
- a CDS encoding PQQ-binding-like beta-propeller repeat protein: protein MRTRLSLATLALAFASLSFAADSWPGFRGPTADGHSPSKNPPTKWSEKETVAWKTEIHGKGWSSPVVLGDQVWVTTSDEVLDPAPPKKKGGPPANPVKEVSLFAVGLDRKTGKVLHDLKLGRVRNPQYCHPFNTYASGTPFLEEGRLYAHFGSLGTFCIDTHTGKTLWERLDFKCDHFRGPGSSVAVYGDLVYLIFDGADLQYVVALDKKTGETKWKADRKIKYGPGPADGDHKKAYATPALLKLAGKDSLVCPSAECTIAYDPKSGAEQWRFAHGGMNGSLRPVLANGLLYATSGSSGKLFALKPDVLKGEVPKDAVAWQVAKGVSVRPSPIVVGNLLFMAADNGVATCLDAVSGKLHWTERLDGEFSASPVYANGNVYFCNQIGKTFVVKAAASYELLAENRLDGGFMASPAIAWDELFLRTKTHLYAIGKK, encoded by the coding sequence ATGCGCACCCGCCTCTCCCTCGCGACCCTCGCGCTCGCTTTCGCCTCGCTTTCGTTCGCCGCGGACTCGTGGCCGGGGTTCCGCGGGCCGACGGCCGACGGGCACTCTCCGAGCAAGAACCCGCCCACCAAGTGGAGCGAAAAGGAGACCGTCGCCTGGAAGACCGAGATCCACGGTAAAGGGTGGTCGTCGCCGGTGGTGCTCGGCGATCAGGTGTGGGTGACCACCTCCGACGAGGTGCTCGATCCCGCGCCGCCGAAGAAGAAGGGCGGGCCACCGGCCAACCCGGTGAAAGAGGTGAGCCTGTTCGCGGTCGGGCTGGACCGCAAGACCGGCAAGGTGCTCCACGACCTGAAGCTCGGCCGCGTTCGGAACCCGCAGTACTGCCACCCGTTCAACACCTACGCGTCCGGCACGCCGTTCCTCGAAGAGGGCCGGCTGTACGCCCACTTCGGCAGCCTCGGTACGTTCTGCATCGACACCCACACCGGAAAGACGCTCTGGGAGCGGCTCGACTTCAAATGCGACCACTTCCGCGGCCCCGGCTCGTCGGTCGCGGTGTACGGCGACCTCGTGTACCTGATCTTCGACGGTGCCGACCTTCAGTACGTGGTCGCGCTCGACAAGAAGACCGGGGAGACCAAATGGAAGGCTGACCGGAAGATCAAGTACGGCCCCGGCCCGGCCGACGGCGACCACAAGAAGGCCTACGCCACGCCCGCGCTGCTGAAACTCGCCGGGAAGGACTCCTTGGTGTGCCCGTCGGCCGAATGCACGATCGCTTACGACCCGAAAAGCGGCGCGGAGCAGTGGCGGTTCGCGCACGGCGGGATGAACGGCTCGCTCCGCCCGGTGCTGGCGAACGGGCTCCTGTACGCCACCAGCGGGAGCAGCGGCAAGCTGTTCGCGCTCAAGCCCGACGTGCTCAAGGGCGAGGTGCCGAAAGACGCGGTCGCGTGGCAGGTCGCAAAGGGGGTGTCGGTGCGGCCGTCGCCGATCGTGGTGGGCAACCTGCTGTTCATGGCCGCGGACAACGGCGTCGCAACCTGTCTCGACGCGGTGAGCGGGAAACTCCACTGGACCGAGCGGTTGGACGGCGAGTTCTCGGCGTCCCCGGTGTACGCGAACGGCAACGTGTACTTCTGCAACCAGATCGGTAAAACGTTCGTGGTGAAGGCCGCCGCCTCATACGAGCTACTGGCGGAAAACCGCCTCGACGGCGGGTTCATGGCGTCGCCCGCGATCGCCTGGGACGAGTTGTTCCTGCGGACCAAAACGCACCTCTACGCAATCGGGAAGAAGTAA
- the nhaA gene encoding Na+/H+ antiporter NhaA, translated as MAHPARTNPHLPVPPIARVARPLARFLRIESASGIVLLLCTVIALALANSTAADAYHRLWHTHVQLEVGTFKLGGELGHFFVNDVLMTVFFFVVGLEIKRELVAGELRDARKAALPVAAALGGMLVPAGIYMALQANALGRPEFRGWGVPMATDIAFVVGVMAVLGKRVPLGLKIMLLSLAIADDIGAVVVIAAFYSTGLDWLMLLLAAGGFAAVRIMNATGVRSVPVYTIIGAGIWLAVYKSGVHPTVAGVLLGLLTPSEVWIGRDALRLSLRDVLGRVEDENDDPDAHELAVMAFAAQESVSPLERLEHKLHPWVGFAIMPLFALANAGVHIEPSAVTEPVAIAVALGLLLGKPIGVVLFSFIAVRLGVARLPQGVTWPVLLGGGLLAGIGFTMSLFVAGLAFEGHALLLAEAKIGILLGSALSALFGTGVLLTSLRGNPQAKSPH; from the coding sequence ATGGCTCATCCCGCACGCACGAACCCGCACCTGCCGGTGCCGCCGATCGCCCGGGTGGCGCGCCCGCTTGCCCGGTTCCTCCGGATCGAGTCCGCCAGCGGGATCGTCCTGCTGCTCTGTACCGTGATCGCCCTGGCGCTCGCGAACAGTACCGCCGCGGACGCGTACCACCGCCTTTGGCACACCCACGTCCAACTCGAAGTCGGCACCTTCAAGCTCGGCGGTGAGCTGGGCCACTTCTTCGTGAACGACGTGCTGATGACGGTGTTCTTCTTCGTCGTCGGTCTGGAGATCAAGCGCGAGCTGGTCGCGGGCGAATTGCGGGACGCGCGAAAGGCGGCGCTGCCAGTGGCGGCGGCGCTAGGCGGGATGCTGGTGCCGGCCGGCATTTACATGGCGCTCCAGGCGAACGCGCTCGGCCGGCCGGAGTTCCGCGGCTGGGGCGTGCCGATGGCCACCGACATCGCGTTCGTGGTCGGCGTGATGGCGGTGCTCGGGAAGCGCGTGCCGCTCGGGCTGAAGATCATGCTGCTGTCGCTCGCCATCGCCGACGACATCGGCGCGGTGGTCGTGATCGCGGCGTTCTACAGCACCGGGCTGGACTGGCTCATGCTCCTGCTCGCGGCAGGCGGGTTCGCGGCGGTGCGGATCATGAACGCGACCGGCGTGCGTTCGGTTCCGGTGTACACGATCATCGGGGCCGGCATCTGGCTCGCGGTGTACAAGTCCGGCGTTCACCCGACGGTCGCGGGCGTACTGCTCGGGCTGCTCACGCCGTCGGAGGTGTGGATCGGCCGGGATGCGTTGCGGCTCTCACTGCGGGACGTGCTCGGCCGCGTCGAGGACGAGAACGACGACCCGGACGCGCACGAACTCGCGGTGATGGCGTTCGCGGCGCAGGAGAGCGTGTCGCCGCTGGAGCGGCTCGAGCACAAGCTGCACCCGTGGGTCGGGTTCGCCATCATGCCGCTGTTCGCGCTGGCCAACGCCGGGGTTCACATCGAGCCGAGCGCGGTCACGGAGCCGGTCGCGATAGCGGTCGCGCTGGGGTTACTGCTGGGCAAGCCGATCGGCGTGGTGTTGTTCAGCTTCATCGCGGTCCGGCTCGGCGTCGCGCGCCTGCCGCAGGGGGTGACGTGGCCGGTGCTGCTCGGCGGCGGGCTCCTCGCGGGCATCGGGTTCACGATGTCGCTGTTCGTCGCGGGGCTGGCGTTCGAGGGCCACGCACTGTTGCTCGCGGAGGCGAAAATCGGCATCCTCCTCGGCTCCGCGCTCAGCGCACTGTTCGGTACCGGCGTGCTGCTTACGTCACTACGTGGGAATCCACAGGCAAAAAGTCCACATTGA